Proteins from a single region of Cydia pomonella isolate Wapato2018A chromosome 13, ilCydPomo1, whole genome shotgun sequence:
- the LOC133524460 gene encoding uncharacterized protein LOC133524460: MDPQASSHTKSDNNTITTWCCQCWLSTTTSGGGGCDGGCSSSTSQSSPGPQPMATAKALLKQDDGDKGKTNCLESASESDTSDEMKSFYQGCKSKWIKAFQNNTLINRWRLPMPFHTFRAEVARLLKRLYIEGHHDDCHIYPLIVMWDDLNDDVEEIVGDAQINYQDWIALLGGVTAELFSRVVFNTKSFNYLINVIFCVLGPIIIASGDYECEPKCKNARTY, translated from the exons ATGGATCCGCAAGCTTCATCACATACCAAAT CCGACAACAATACCATCACCACTTGGTGCTGCCAGTGCTGGTTGTCCACCACCacaagcggcggcggcggctgtgaCGGTGGCTGTAGCAGCTCCACTTCGCAATCGTCACCCGGACCACAACCGATGGCAACAGCAAAGGCACTGTTAAAACAAGACGATGGGGACAAGGGAAAAACAAACTGCCTAGAGAGCGCTTCTGAGAGCGATACGAGCgatgaaatgaaatctttttatcaAGGATGTAAAAGCAAGTGGATAAAAGCGTTCCAGAACAATACTCTGATTAATAGATGGCGCCTCCCCATGCCATTTCACACATTTAGAGCGGAAGTAGCGAGATTGTTAAAACGATTGTATATCGAAGGTCACCATGACGATTGTCATATTTACCCGTTAATTGTAATGTGGGACGATTTAAACGATGACGTAGAAGAGATAGTGGGAGATGCTCAAATCAACTATCAAGACTGGATTGCGTTATTAGGTGGCGTTACAGCGGAACTATTTTCACGCGTGGTGTTCAATactaaatcttttaattatttaatcaatgtaatattttgtgtgcTAGGTCCAATCATAATAGCTTCCGGTGATTATGAATGTGAACCTAAATGTAAGAATGCTCGTACATATTAA
- the LOC133524579 gene encoding uncharacterized protein LOC133524579, protein MSSSSILNIGEKVLFDDSIESIEFHPYTPYNDSFKNNDNIHICINRQDLILLPSQSQILVEGTVEKGCLLVNNGAAFLFQDIRYELNGVEIDRARNCGITSTIKGLISYTKKMDHSLQTAGWEVGAKKIHDKFTLTIPLSHFLGFAEDYKKVIMNGKHELILNRASIDVNCLDLAPVDPNTVPKPPTPNGEIEITRVTWRMPVIKVSDKEKLRLMSYVEGSIPVQIAFRTWELYEYPVLPSSERHIWCIKTSTQLEKPRYLIVGFQTARRNDKTKDMSIFDHCNLTNCRVYLNAQYYPYDPFSAEFKTNNYALLYDAFTNFQRSYYSRDHTSPQVNYAHYKTHSPLIVIDTSRQCDSFNSGAGAIDIKLEMEFKENVPANTTAYCLIINDSLFEYNALTSATRKIIQ, encoded by the coding sequence ATGTCCTCGTCATCTATCTTAAACATTGGTGAGAAGGTGTTATTCGATGACAGTATAGAAAGTATAGAATTTCACCCATACACTCCGTATAATGACTCTTTCAAAAACAACGATAACATCCACATATGTATCAACCGTCAAGATCTAATTCTACTACcgagtcaaagtcaaatattagTGGAAGGCACTGTGGAGAAAGGCTGTCTACTGGTCAACAATGGTgctgcttttttatttcaagacatTCGTTATGAATTGAACGGTGTGGAGATTGATCGAGCGAGAAACTGCGGCATCACATCCACCATTAAGGGACTAATCTCATACACCAAGAAAATGGACCATAGTCTTCAGACAGCGGGGTGGGAAGTTGGTGCTAAAAAGATACATGACAAGTTTACATTAACCATACCACTATCTCATTTCTTGGGTTTCGCCGAGGATTACAAGAAGGTAATAATGAATGGGAAACACGAGTTGATATTAAATCGCGCCAGTATAGATGTAAACTGTTTAGATTTAGCACCCGTTGATCCGAATACGGTACCGAAACCGCCGACTCCAAATGGTGAGATTGAAATCACTCGTGTCACATGGAGGATGCCAGTcataaaagtatctgataagGAGAAACTGCGCTTAATGTCGTATGTTGAGGGCAGCATACCAGTTCAGATAGCGTTCCGCACGTGGGAACTGTATGAATATCCCGTACTACCTTCCTCAGAACGTCATATTTGGTGCATCAAGACTAGTACTCAGCTGGAGAAACCTCGCTATCTCATTGTTGGTTTCCAAACGGCACGCAGGAACGACAAGACCAAAGATATGAGTATATTCGACCATTGTAATCTTACCAATTGCAGGGTGTATTTGAACGCACAGTATTATCCATACGATCCTTTTTCggctgaatttaaaacaaacaactatgcGCTCTTATATGACGCATTTACCAATTTCCAACGATCGTACTACAGCCGTGATCATACCAGCCCTCAAGTAAATTATGCTCATTACAAGACACACTCTCCATTAATAGTCATTGACACGTCCAGACAGTGTGACAGCTTCAACTCGGGAGCTGGtgctattgatattaaattggaAATGGAGTTTAAAGAGAATGTACCTGCCAACACCACGGCATACTGTCTCATTATCAATGATTCACTGTTTGAGTACAACGCTCTCACCAGTGCCACACGTAAAATCATTCAGTAG